In Haloterrigena turkmenica DSM 5511, a single genomic region encodes these proteins:
- a CDS encoding AI-2E family transporter — protein sequence MTANATADDDRRYVLAGIVALLGLVTGVILLDVLGTIMFALTVAYVLLPVQGWLHRRGLSEWLSAVAATLLGFLGTVAVFAPLVVALYFRFEQVQTIVEEVPREVPVAVAGYTHTIDVAEVRSLALESLGDVAVSFAAALPVLAIKFALFVMVLFALLLKADAAGRAAIAPVPHGYRDVVYALATRARETLYAIYVLQFATSIATLAVAYPLFWLLGYDAAFTIAFFAAILQFIPMIGPSLLIAPIALYHVAVGELVAGLLVGVLGMALVAWLPDIAVRPRLARRSAGLPGSLYFVGFTGGLFTLGAIGVVVGPLIVAVFVEAVDLLADEVNGDATFAELVGSDLEEPPGGSGDARPGTETTMTSPEESGTRPADD from the coding sequence GTGACAGCGAACGCGACTGCGGACGACGACCGACGGTACGTGCTCGCGGGTATCGTCGCACTACTCGGCCTCGTTACCGGTGTAATTCTGCTCGACGTCCTCGGCACGATCATGTTTGCACTGACGGTCGCTTACGTCCTGTTGCCCGTCCAGGGCTGGCTCCACCGACGCGGCCTCTCAGAGTGGCTGTCGGCCGTCGCGGCGACCCTGCTGGGCTTTCTCGGCACCGTCGCCGTCTTCGCGCCGCTGGTCGTCGCGCTCTACTTCCGGTTCGAGCAGGTCCAGACGATCGTCGAGGAAGTCCCCCGCGAGGTTCCCGTCGCGGTGGCGGGCTACACGCACACGATCGACGTCGCCGAAGTCAGGTCGCTCGCGCTCGAGTCCCTCGGCGACGTGGCCGTCTCCTTCGCTGCGGCGCTGCCGGTGCTGGCGATCAAGTTCGCGCTGTTCGTCATGGTGCTGTTCGCGCTGCTGTTGAAAGCCGACGCCGCCGGTCGCGCGGCCATCGCGCCGGTCCCCCACGGCTACCGGGACGTCGTCTACGCGCTCGCGACGCGGGCCCGCGAGACGCTGTACGCGATCTACGTCCTGCAGTTCGCGACGTCGATCGCGACGCTCGCCGTCGCCTATCCGCTGTTCTGGCTGCTCGGCTACGACGCGGCGTTCACGATCGCCTTCTTCGCCGCGATCTTGCAGTTCATCCCGATGATCGGCCCCAGTCTGCTGATCGCGCCGATCGCGCTCTACCACGTCGCCGTCGGCGAACTCGTCGCGGGACTTCTCGTCGGCGTCCTCGGGATGGCCCTCGTCGCCTGGCTCCCCGACATCGCCGTCCGACCGCGACTGGCCCGCCGTTCCGCCGGCCTCCCCGGGAGCCTCTACTTCGTCGGCTTCACCGGCGGGCTGTTCACGCTGGGCGCCATCGGCGTCGTCGTCGGGCCGCTGATCGTCGCCGTCTTCGTCGAGGCCGTCGATCTGCTGGCCGACGAGGTCAACGGCGACGCGACGTTCGCTGAACTCGTCGGGTCCGACCTCGAGGAACCTCCGGGCGGCTCCGGCGACGCTAGACCTGGCACCGAGACCACGATGACGTCGCCGGAGGAGTCGGGAACCCGACCGGCCGACGACTGA
- a CDS encoding ABC transporter ATP-binding protein has protein sequence MTTIELSDVTKRYGSETALEGLDLTVQSGEIYGFLGPNGAGKSTTINLILDFIRPTAGEVRVFGLDARAETLEIRNRTGILPEGVETYDRLTGRKHVEFAIESKNADDDADELLERVGIADAADRKAGGYSKGMAQRLMLATALVGEPDLLILDEPSTGLDPNAAREMREIIREENRRGATVFFSSHILGQVEAICDRVGILRNGELVAEDTIEGLRDSMPDRTRLRVELDRVPDDSGGALEAIRSVDGVSEVSADGTTLVVTCEDRAKSAVLRTIEEFGVTVDDFATDESSLEELFMAYTEGDARGMRP, from the coding sequence GTGACTACAATTGAACTTTCCGACGTGACGAAGCGGTACGGGTCGGAGACGGCCCTCGAGGGGCTGGATCTCACGGTCCAGTCCGGCGAGATCTACGGCTTTCTCGGCCCCAACGGCGCCGGGAAGTCGACGACGATCAACCTGATCTTGGACTTCATCCGCCCGACAGCCGGCGAGGTGCGCGTCTTCGGCCTCGACGCTCGAGCGGAGACCCTCGAGATCCGCAATCGGACCGGCATCCTCCCCGAGGGCGTCGAGACCTACGACCGCCTGACCGGCCGCAAACACGTCGAGTTCGCCATCGAGTCGAAAAACGCCGACGACGACGCCGACGAACTCCTCGAGCGGGTCGGTATCGCCGACGCGGCCGACAGGAAAGCCGGCGGCTACTCGAAGGGAATGGCCCAGCGGCTCATGCTCGCGACGGCGCTGGTCGGCGAGCCTGATCTCCTCATTCTGGACGAGCCGTCGACCGGACTGGATCCCAACGCCGCCCGCGAGATGCGCGAGATCATCCGCGAGGAGAACCGCCGCGGCGCGACCGTCTTCTTCTCGAGTCACATCCTCGGGCAGGTCGAGGCGATCTGCGACCGCGTCGGCATCCTCCGGAACGGCGAGCTGGTCGCCGAGGACACCATCGAGGGGCTCCGGGACTCCATGCCCGATCGGACCCGGCTTCGCGTCGAACTCGATCGGGTCCCCGACGATTCCGGCGGGGCCCTCGAGGCGATCCGGTCGGTCGACGGCGTCTCCGAAGTCTCGGCCGACGGCACGACGCTCGTCGTGACCTGCGAGGATCGGGCGAAGTCGGCCGTCCTCCGGACGATCGAGGAGTTCGGCGTCACCGTCGACGACTTCGCGACCGACGAGTCCTCGCTCGAGGAGCTGTTTATGGCCTACACCGAGGGCGACGCTCGGGGGATGCGCCCATGA
- a CDS encoding ABC transporter ATP-binding protein — MATSGTGGTAATTDDGTGTAVALEDVRKTYQLGEPVHALDGVSLEIPRGSYTAIMGPSGSGKSTLMNLVGCLDTPTAGTVVVDGEDVAALTDRERTTLRGTTVGFVFQTFNLMPRLNATENVALPQLFQGIDRERRRERARDLLERVGLADRADHLPNELSGGQRQRVALARALVNDPAIVLADEPSGNLDTDTEADILDLFGEFHDAGTTMVVVTHERHVAERAERIVHLLDGKIERIEILDESEGQRKDDPSSRDRTDSGADD; from the coding sequence ATGGCGACATCGGGAACCGGGGGCACCGCCGCTACTACCGACGACGGTACCGGCACGGCGGTGGCCCTCGAGGACGTCCGCAAGACCTACCAGCTGGGTGAACCGGTCCACGCGTTAGACGGCGTCTCCCTCGAGATTCCGCGCGGGTCCTACACCGCGATCATGGGGCCCAGCGGCTCGGGGAAGTCGACGCTGATGAACCTCGTGGGCTGTCTGGACACGCCGACGGCCGGCACCGTCGTCGTCGACGGGGAAGACGTGGCGGCGCTGACCGACCGCGAACGGACGACCCTCCGGGGGACGACGGTCGGCTTCGTCTTCCAGACGTTCAACCTCATGCCCCGGCTGAACGCCACGGAGAACGTCGCGCTCCCGCAGCTGTTCCAGGGTATCGATCGCGAACGGCGCCGCGAGCGGGCCCGCGACCTGCTCGAGCGGGTCGGCCTCGCGGATCGGGCGGACCACCTGCCGAACGAGCTCTCCGGCGGGCAGCGCCAGCGGGTCGCGCTCGCACGGGCGCTGGTCAACGATCCCGCCATCGTACTGGCCGACGAGCCGTCGGGCAATCTGGACACCGATACGGAGGCCGATATCCTCGATCTCTTCGGAGAGTTCCACGATGCCGGGACGACGATGGTCGTCGTCACCCACGAACGCCACGTCGCCGAACGCGCCGAGCGGATCGTCCACCTGCTCGACGGGAAGATCGAACGGATCGAGATCCTCGACGAGAGCGAGGGCCAGCGAAAGGATGACCCCTCGAGTCGGGATCGAACCGATTCCGGAGCGGACGACTGA
- a CDS encoding DUF5518 domain-containing protein, with amino-acid sequence MAPGRTLANAIVGAIVGVVLSFIPLSPVLGGVIAGFLEGPNARQGAVAGALAGALAFLPVAGFAMLGLGVLGFGMGIVEAPIEGFAIAALAIVGFGLVLFLYTVGLSLLGGYLGALLAREYPDQRRRTQETIGLSSERSRSFDASRPPDVRADSLRNRDSERERPGARESGSESETESDTERDRDVDPERF; translated from the coding sequence ATGGCTCCCGGCCGAACGCTCGCCAACGCGATCGTCGGCGCTATCGTCGGCGTCGTGCTCTCGTTCATCCCGCTTTCGCCCGTTCTCGGCGGCGTTATAGCGGGTTTTCTCGAGGGACCGAACGCCAGACAGGGAGCGGTCGCCGGCGCGCTCGCGGGGGCGCTCGCCTTCCTCCCGGTCGCCGGCTTCGCGATGCTCGGCCTCGGAGTCCTCGGGTTCGGAATGGGGATCGTCGAGGCGCCGATCGAGGGCTTCGCGATCGCGGCGCTGGCGATCGTCGGATTCGGGCTGGTTCTGTTCCTCTACACCGTCGGCCTGTCGCTGCTCGGCGGCTACCTCGGCGCGCTCCTCGCCCGCGAGTATCCCGACCAGCGGCGCCGGACCCAGGAGACGATCGGTCTCTCGTCGGAACGATCGCGATCATTCGACGCGAGCCGGCCGCCGGACGTCCGCGCGGACTCGCTGCGGAACCGCGATTCCGAGCGCGAGCGGCCCGGAGCGCGCGAGTCCGGCTCCGAATCCGAGACGGAGTCAGACACGGAACGCGACCGGGACGTCGACCCAGAACGATTCTAG
- a CDS encoding ABC transporter permease has translation MRALESLRLAWRSIRGHKLRSSLTTLGIVIGIAAVIAFVTLGASLQEGVLGDVSPDDRRNVYGWAAEPETEGGPLAGAQPVFSQDDLDEIEQREGVEAAYGYMPLSTQALAYEGEISPQSDALVAAGPPYIREDTLAEGRQFEQGEREAVINPAVAGQFEGDVSVGDELTIALQGGQRTTVTVVGITESSEGLSPFEGFEPSPRVYVPTDPFYTEDAAASFPSGDSGGANNDTDGNETETDGNSGNGTDADGANDADGADDALFLAIVVEAESTDDAAIERAKASARSYLESGESDAGALLDDGLEVRLQTSAELLQQLEDVLNLLQNFIVGIAAISLIVGSVGIANIMLVSVTERTREIGIMKAVGAQNREILGLFLAEAVVLGVIGAILGTVLGLVAGYLGAWYIDLPLVYPLEYVALAIVVGVLVGIFAGLYPAWRAARTDPIDALRYE, from the coding sequence ATGCGAGCGCTCGAGAGCCTGCGCCTGGCGTGGCGGTCGATCCGCGGCCACAAACTGCGGTCGTCGCTGACGACGCTGGGCATCGTGATCGGCATCGCGGCGGTGATCGCCTTCGTCACGCTCGGCGCGAGCCTACAGGAGGGAGTCCTCGGGGACGTCAGCCCCGACGACCGGCGCAACGTCTACGGCTGGGCCGCCGAGCCCGAGACCGAGGGCGGCCCGCTCGCGGGCGCCCAGCCGGTCTTCAGCCAGGACGATCTCGACGAAATCGAGCAACGGGAGGGGGTCGAAGCGGCCTACGGCTACATGCCGTTGTCCACGCAAGCCCTCGCCTACGAGGGCGAGATATCACCGCAGAGCGACGCCCTCGTGGCCGCCGGCCCCCCGTATATCCGAGAGGACACGCTCGCGGAGGGCCGCCAGTTCGAGCAGGGCGAGCGCGAGGCCGTCATCAATCCGGCCGTCGCCGGCCAGTTCGAGGGGGACGTCTCGGTCGGCGACGAGCTGACCATCGCCCTGCAGGGGGGCCAGCGGACGACCGTCACCGTCGTCGGCATCACCGAGAGCTCCGAGGGACTGAGCCCGTTCGAAGGGTTCGAGCCGTCGCCGCGGGTCTACGTCCCGACCGACCCCTTCTACACGGAGGACGCCGCCGCGTCGTTCCCGAGCGGCGACTCCGGTGGGGCGAACAACGACACCGACGGGAACGAAACCGAGACCGACGGAAACTCGGGCAACGGAACCGATGCAGACGGCGCGAACGACGCGGACGGCGCGGACGACGCGCTGTTCCTCGCGATCGTCGTCGAAGCGGAGTCGACCGACGACGCGGCGATCGAGCGAGCGAAGGCGAGCGCGCGGAGCTACCTCGAGAGCGGCGAGTCGGACGCCGGCGCGTTACTCGACGACGGCCTCGAGGTGCGACTGCAGACGAGCGCGGAGTTGCTCCAGCAACTCGAGGACGTGCTGAACCTGCTCCAGAACTTCATCGTCGGCATCGCGGCGATCTCGCTGATCGTGGGCTCGGTCGGCATCGCGAACATCATGCTGGTCTCGGTGACCGAGCGAACCCGCGAGATCGGGATCATGAAGGCCGTCGGGGCCCAGAACCGTGAGATCCTGGGGCTGTTTCTGGCCGAAGCGGTGGTTCTGGGCGTCATCGGCGCGATCCTCGGCACGGTGTTGGGCCTCGTCGCGGGCTATCTGGGCGCGTGGTACATCGACCTCCCGCTGGTCTACCCCCTCGAGTACGTCGCGTTGGCGATCGTCGTCGGCGTGCTCGTCGGGATCTTCGCGGGCCTGTACCCGGCCTGGCGGGCGGCGCGGACGGATCCGATCGACGCGCTCCGCTACGAGTGA